GGTTAGACAAGTGGCATCGTAGCATTCCTGAAAACAAGCCTCTAAAATCCTTCTAGATTTCACGTGGGAGAACATATACACTCTTTTCACAAATGAACTGTGTTTTTACAACAGAATATTGAAATCACCAACTTCAGTAGCAGCTGGGAAGATGGTTTGGCCTTCTGTGCTGTTTATCACACATATTTACCGAGTCGCATCGCCTATGACGAACTAGACCCAGAGTTAAAGGTAAGACTGCTGGTGACTgcccaaacagaaacacacaatctgCAGATTTATGAGGTTGGTGAGGTTCAATTAATTTACAAGGACCATTTTTAATTTCACCTGATGAAGGTCCAAAGACCAGAACAGTACAGAGTGAAGACAAATCAATGACTGTACAAAACTTCTGCTTCTTTTACAAGATTCCAAATCTTAAAACGTGATTGTGTGTGACTTGCTACCAAAGCTGCTTCTGATTTCAACTATGTATttttacagaaagaaaattTGGACCTTGCTTTTAAAACAGGGGAGAGTGTGGGAATCACAGCGACACTGGTGAGATACTTCCAACTTTTCACAGTATCTACTCACTAAATTTACAAACTGTGGCACTTTTTCCACTTAAAGTTAAAGGTTACTGTACATCGTTCATCTTTCCATGTTCACGGTGTGGCAGACGGCGGAGGAGATGCTGAAGGCGGGTGGGCCGGACTGGCAGAGGGTGCTGGGTTATGTCGAAAGCATTTTTCGTCACTTTGAAATGTAACGTTTACTCTTTTCTATGAAGTGGAAACACTGAGCCGCTGTTCACCACAAGAGGGAGCTGTGTTCATAAGTTCATTAGCCAGGATGTAAAACTGATCAGTAATATTAGACTTAGGTGATTTTATGTATCCATACAGTCTCCCTCACACTAAAACGGCTGCTGGCTGACACTCAGTTGAAGGAAACTAAacagtgttttgtcttttgaatactttttatttttctactaaGTTTACATTACAGTCACACTGGATTCAAAAGGTGCTGGGTGAATCTGCACACCACACAACCATTGTTTATGCATAGCAGACTAACAACCTGCTCacttattttcacatttgttacTGGTTGCTGGTAAcactgtttgcctttttttttttttctaaaataattacCAATataatgttttgtattttaagtGGATCATTTCAATGACTGGGGCACTTAAATTTTATTTcttgactaaaaaaaaaaattagttttaGTTGGGTAACATCTCCTGCAATTAATCAGTGCTGTTGTATCTGCATGCACCCAAAAGAAAAACCTGCATACCAGAGGGAGGATCTAGTTTTTATATGTTAGTGATGTTTTAACCTGAAGAACTACATGTAGGGAAAGTTGCCTTTGAGGAAATGTacatatgtaaatgtatgtaatcacttcagtatttttaaaaacattgctGCCAAAGCCttattgaaataataaagtTGTGTATAcgtaaagttgtttttttttttcttccattaatGACACAGATTcacagaaaatctttttaatacaataaaaatgacatttatgcATTTGACAGAATATAAAAATGGTACAAAAGAtggcattaaaagaaaatttaaatgacatAATGGTAATTGTGTAACAAATAAATAGGCAATATTTCAGAAGcaataatttaaattttgcaAGGATGCTTTAAATGAAACCATAATGTAGATGCGGCATGTGTTTAATCTTTGCAGGAATGCATTAGTGTATTAAGTTTGAAGCTTTCCCAAATCTCTAGACGTCGTACAGGCACACAGATCCAAAGTATTCAATGAAATTGACCTTGCAGTTGACTGATGGAAGTAAATAGTTCCTATGAAGCTGGAATGGCTCCTCCTATAGGTGGCGTAGACAGAGGTGGAAGGAGGAGAGACTTCAGTTTAGCCGACATGGCTGCAATTTCAGGATCCTGGGTTTCATACATCTTCACCAATCTGGCAAATTTTAGAACGCCTGGCAGTGAGGCAGAgcaaaaatgttcatgttaCCTGGAATAATTTTGAGTTAATATGATCCTTCAGTAGTTTTATCCGATGTGACAATAATGTGGCTGACTTGTCACATTCAGATgattttcatttagaaaaacTGATAATTCTTCATGTTCTCTATATTCCGGTGTGCTTAAATACAAATTTCTTAATTTAACTACactaaaaacagtttttttatgacatcattTTTATCGTTCGCAGCTTCAGTGAGAACCATGAGTAAATCAGATCTGAAAAGTTTCTGAAGTTCCGTCCTCTTAGAAGGATGCCTTCTTACCCTCTCCTTCGTTGTTGAATCCGTAAGCTTTGATAACTTCCTGCTGAATCTGGGTGGCCACAGGGAGCACCAGCTGCAGCATCTTGCCCATGTCGTTGCAGGCGCTCTCTCGAGCCTCCTCCATGCGAGAAGCGTTTTCAGGTACTGAGAAGGCCTGAATCACCTCACTCAGGACCActgtggaggggaggggggggtgtgaAAACACAGTACACCTGCAAAGCTATTTGACATGCAGCTGTTGAAAATGAGCCGgccaaagacaaagaaagataaATGATGAACACAGACTTGGAGGTACAGATACAGATATTTACAGTAACCAATCAGAGGAAAGATTTTCTCACCTCTGGTCTGCTCCACAGTCAGAGTGGGCTgctgagctggagctgaggcCATGTCTGAacaggagagacagggaggaagCAGATATTTACCGATCAGAGCAGAATAAATCAGCAGATAAACAAACTGCTCATCGCCTTCTGGGTTATTTCAAATTAACAAAATGAGCCTTTAGTTCCGGAAGCCATGAAACTAATTCAATTCGATTATTAATCAACAGAGCAGCGTGAAACTaatgaaatgatcatttcataTCTGGTTCGTGGTGTTTCACAGATGTCCTCCTGCTCGTTTTGAGTTTTAATTAAGTAAATGTCCTCGAAACTGCAGTGGACTTTTGTTTACAGCCCCGTCGGCGTGAAAATGTAGTGCTgtgacatttacacacattaatCTTATCCTGAATCGTCTAGTCTTCCTCAGTGGGGGACACATTGTTTACTGTCGAgctggaaaaaggaaatgtgaacGGTGGTGGATGAGAAACTCCTGCTACATTAGCAGGAGTTAGCTCTAAAACCAACTACCGACGCAAACAAGAGTACGAACATCTCTGTAAACTGTGATGAGCCAGCAGCTGAAGTAATTACATGATAAAGCTTCAGAAACTCACCGGTGGTCAAAACAACCTATCTGGAAGAAGAGTCGAAAATTCAGCGGAATAAAACGACGCTTTTTACGGCAAAGAGCAGCGTTTTACGTCAGATGGGGTGTTTTATTTTACGACGTAACGTCCTGCTTTGCGACTGACGCTGACGTAGTAGGTAAACAAGCTAGTTTCATGGTGGGCTTTGTCCAACACGTTAGAGTGGCGTTAAAAGTCGATAAAACCGTCTGGTGTGTTTTTGATAAAGCTGAATCGGAAAAAATCTGACATGGGGACGTTTTGAGTGAGTTGTCGAAGCGGCTCGGTTGTTTTTATGTCGATGGAGCGGAAGCTGGCAGAGTTCAGAGCTCGACGTGTGGCTGAAAATGCTGCTAAAAAGGAGCAGGAAGCTCATCCAGAGCTGCGACAGCCGACCGTAGCTGCTCATCCCACAATTGCACCGCCAACAACCCCCCGGccacacactgacaacaacCCGGCAGAGACTCTCAGCCCTCCGATCCGGGTCAGGACACAAACATGGCGATGAAGCGGCTGCACCTTAATGGGAAAACCAAATGTCTCCACGcagttttcagaaatgtgacCATAATTAGAAAGTTTGGCAGATATAAGTGGTTCATTAATACAGATGCATTTCTGTGCCAGTGTTTGGGATGATCTGTAAAGCAGCTATTGACCACATGTCAGGACAATATAATGAAGGAAACAGTATATAATGCCCATTTATAAATGAAGGGAgttaaatatgaagctgcaaAGAATGTGAATACCCAGTTAAAGTTCAGTTGCATCTAAATTGTGGTTAGTTGAACTAAGAGGTGGTCACATTGACATTATCCATGCAGTTGAAGAATTTTTCAAAGATCATTCTGATTACAATTTTTGTAGAAAAGGTTGAATTTTTTTAGAGCAGTctagaatttatttattttttactctgtaaataattttctgACCTTTCAGACTCATTATTCAGCCCCTCTGGGGGATCCTCAAACCAGCATGGGAACCAGAATCACAAATACTTTCTTAATCCCCAGAGGGAACTTCTGCAAGACCATGAACTTTACCTTATCTTCCTTGCAGGGCCGTAACGACTGGCTCCTGGACAACGCTCTGGGGAGATGGCTGGCATCAAGACACATCATCATCTCAAACCTTTTTCTTCTCAAAGTGTTGCTGTGGCTGGTGCTGCTGGGCCTGTTTGTTGAGCTGGAGTTCGGCCTGCCCTTCTttgtcatctctctcttttactgGCTCTATGAAGGACTCCGCAGTCCAGCAGCCCGGCAACCTGGAGAACTGAGCGCTTATTCTGTTTTCAATCCAGACTGTCAGCCTCTGCTGGGCGCTCTCACTGCTGAGCagctggagggagagatgggTTACAGACCTCTTGCCAACAGATGAAGTGCTGTTATGTACACAATGATGTAAAATAACggtttggtttcttttcagAATGCTAATATTCAAAACTATTTACAATTACTGAACATTTTAACATCACTTtaatattgtgtatatatatctcATAAaattgacatttgtttttgacaACTTCACCATTGTGACAGTTTTTCTTTAGAGGCAGTTTAATAATATCACAGTGTTATAGCTGCCCTTCATTAAAGGATAATCATTAATCAACAATGATCATTACTAAAGTTTGGgatagatggagaaaaaaagttcATTGCAATCGTGAAAGCATTATGAAAGACTGTTAATTTATATGAGAAAAGACTtaaataaagcattttgaagTACCTAAAATCTTGTCTTTTAAGAATAATATAATGCATTGTCATATTTTGGCGGTTGTTTTCAGAGGGAGaaaactatttttctttttcttataaTGTCCAACTAAAGCAGGACATAACATTTAAAGTTGGATGTTGAACTTTAAACCAAACCAGACGGACATGAGGACCCAACTTTACTCCCAGAGAGCAAATGTTCTCCGGATGAATTAAGATTAATTCTGTCTTGTACTTCCGTATTTGCTTAAGTCCGTTGGACGACTTCCTGTTCAGACTACGATAGTACCGCTCCCAGTGTTGATTAATAGCTCCTGGGTTCAGCTCAGACCTAAAATTAATCTATTCCCTGAATACCTTTTATCTGGGCAAAACTGTCTCCAtgtctgaagctgctgctgactgtTACAACAAACGACATTATCGGCAGACATGTTAGCATCGGGCCGGTGGGTGACTATCTTGGATAAACTTTTCATCTTTGGGCGCAGAGGGTCTGCACTACCTCCATCTCCCAATTTGAAGTTTGCAGAAACTCAACCTGCCTGTTTAATTCAGTAAGTTTTCACCACGGGCCGCCACTTTACAACACTTTTATAATCGGTGATTCGACattaatggaagaaaatgtCTAATCCAGCGAGCTGTTACGTGTAGCATGTTAGCTAGTTAAGCCGAGCTGAACATGTTACCTGTCGGCTGTTTGTGTTCAAGTCCCCGTTCAGTcgttaatatttctgtttcagggGTGTTTCCGTTAAATATCCAGCTGCAACGCTCACTGACCTGTTAAAGTGATGATGTGAACACATTGACTACACAATGGGGAAACTGTGTGTTAGCTTCGTGCTCCAGCTGTTTACAGACTTTGGATCGAAGTCCATGCGAAGTATACTGAGCCACATtaatctgtctgcctgcctgtctccctgcctgcctgcctgcctgcctgtctccctgcctccctgtctgtctcagtaATGTCCGGCAGTCCTGCTCTGGTTTTGCGGCTGGTGGCCTCCGCTTACTCTGTGGCTGAAAAGGCCGGCTCCATAGTGAGGCAAGTGCTTCACAGCGGAGACCTTGGCATTGTGGAAAAGGTAAGACAGTAGTTTTGTGTAGGTAAAATCGTGTGTTTGTTACCAGGCTGCCGGCCCTGTGAGGTTCAGGGGTCTGCAGCTACTGCCCtgaatgttttacatgtttccctgctcagacctcagcagagcttgatgatgaaCTGATCATTTCagtcaggtgtgttggagctgggaaacatctaaaacatgcagggcagcAGCTGTCCAGGACTGGAGTCTTAGATGAACCTTTCTGAGTGTGCCATGTGTCCATGTCCAGACCGGAGCCAATGATCTGCAGACGCTGGCAGACCGATTAGCTCAGCAGAGCATTTGTGCTTCACTTTCCAGGCGCTTCCCAAAAATCACCATCATCGGAGAGGAGGTGAGTGAAAGATGGTTCTCATTCATTGTTGTAGACAGACAGTGAGACCAAAGGCTGATGAGTGTACACGTCTCTCTTCCATGCAGGAGCTTCTCTTTGAGGATGTGAAGGAGGAGCTCATTGAAAATGGGCAGGCAGACGATATTCTCCAGAAGAGCTGCCCAGAAGGATATAAAGGactgaaagaggaggaagtaaCTACAACACATTTCCTGTATTCCATTTATTACAAAATGGTGCAGCATATTTGTGAATATGTGCACATATTGTGATTTTCACTTTAACTGTGTTGGTGTCTATGCCAGCTTGTCGTGTGGGTTGATCCTCTCGATGGCACAAAGGAATATACTGAAGGTaggctctgtttgtgtgtgtgccaaccACAAATCCGTGTCCAGCTCTCTGACTTTGCTTCATGTCCTCACTGGGACTGGCGGGGAATAGAGGCATGCCTTTTCATgcctttctttattgacaacgaagacatttatattcaaaataaaacacccagACATAAACAAAGTAATCTTTAATAGTTGTTGTATGGTCTTTAACTGGAGTTTGTGTCTAGAGTTGATTttagttcttgttttttctcactCTGGTTTGTCAGATTGCCTTCTAGCTCTCAGCTCTCACTGCTTCACCGGCACTTTcacctttttctttgctttctttgtgtATCCCTGCTTCTGCTGTCTTATCTCTCTCTACCtctacctctccctctctttggtGACCCCAGCATCACGGTGTCTCCATCACCAAACTGAGGTCCAGCTCCCACACAAAGGGTTGGACAGCTCCCAGGCTTACAGCACAGCTCTCTGTATGGGTGACAGATAGAAGCAACAGCAAGGAAATTACACAATAATAATCGTGGCAGTGTTAATCTGGACTACTTAGTTATTGCCTGAGCACTTTAATAATTGTATTCTCAGTGATTAGATGTACAATACAACTGCTGCTCTGTCACATGGCCTCAGGGCTCCTGGATAATGTGACGGTGCTTATTGGTATCGCATATGGAGGAAGAGCAATCGCAGGTGTCATCAACCAGCCTTTCTACAACTACCAGGTACGGTCTCAACTCAGTGACTCAGTGCAGTTGTGTCTTGAAAGCCGACACTCCAGTTAATTCAGATGTTGTTTGAAGGTTGGAGCAGGAGCAGTCTTAGGAAGAACCATGTGGGGAATGGCTGGAATAGGCGCTTTTGGATTTCAGCTCCAGGAAGTTCCGGGTGATCAACGAATCGTCACCACCACGCGTTCCCATAGCAACAAGGTGGTAACGGACTGCGTAGATGCCATGGAGCCGCATGAAGTTATAAGAGTGGGTGGTGCTGGAAATAAGGTGAGCTGGATTTACAGCTTTAACACTGGCCTTGTGAGAGTCAAGGTCATGTCTGTGGATGACTGGGTCGTGAATGATCTGTTGTATTCAAACGTCTTTCTGCAGATAATCCAGCTTGTTGAGGGAAAGGCCTCCGCCTATGTCTTTGCTAGTCAAGGATGCAAGAAGTGGGACACCTGTGCTCCTGAAGCCATCCTGCACGCAGCCGGAGGTATAAAGGCTTCCCACAGCAATAAcaacttttaaaacaaactaGCAGAATATTTTATTGGTGTGCACCCGAGGACACACTTCATCGTGTGAATCACTTTTCTAAATATCTTCTAATTGCCTTTTCCTCTGCAGGTAAACTGACTGACATGTTTGGCAACTCGTACTGCTATGATGCTAATGTGAAGCACATGAATTCTGCTGGGGTTCTCGCTACACTGCGCAACCACGACTACTATGTCAGCAGAGTACCACAGTCAGTGCTGCAAGCCCTCAAGTCAGATTGAGG
This genomic interval from Echeneis naucrates chromosome 24, fEcheNa1.1, whole genome shotgun sequence contains the following:
- the grcc10 gene encoding protein C10, which produces MASAPAQQPTLTVEQTRVVLSEVIQAFSVPENASRMEEARESACNDMGKMLQLVLPVATQIQQEVIKAYGFNNEGEGVLKFARLVKMYETQDPEIAAMSAKLKSLLLPPLSTPPIGGAIPAS
- the saysd1 gene encoding SAYSvFN domain-containing protein 1 translates to MSMERKLAEFRARRVAENAAKKEQEAHPELRQPTVAAHPTIAPPTTPRPHTDNNPAETLSPPIRGRNDWLLDNALGRWLASRHIIISNLFLLKVLLWLVLLGLFVELEFGLPFFVISLFYWLYEGLRSPAARQPGELSAYSVFNPDCQPLLGALTAEQLEGEMGYRPLANR
- the bpnt1 gene encoding 3'(2'),5'-bisphosphate nucleotidase 1, yielding MSGSPALVLRLVASAYSVAEKAGSIVRQVLHSGDLGIVEKTGANDLQTLADRLAQQSICASLSRRFPKITIIGEEELLFEDVKEELIENGQADDILQKSCPEGYKGLKEEELVVWVDPLDGTKEYTEGLLDNVTVLIGIAYGGRAIAGVINQPFYNYQVGAGAVLGRTMWGMAGIGAFGFQLQEVPGDQRIVTTTRSHSNKVVTDCVDAMEPHEVIRVGGAGNKIIQLVEGKASAYVFASQGCKKWDTCAPEAILHAAGGKLTDMFGNSYCYDANVKHMNSAGVLATLRNHDYYVSRVPQSVLQALKSD